The Verrucomicrobiia bacterium genome includes a window with the following:
- a CDS encoding immunoglobulin domain-containing protein, translating to MITVQPVSQTVLLLGIVTFSVTASSGTTMTYQWFKDGTAIPGATASSYTILTVLGTSAGNYYVQVSNAGGSVVSNNATLNVVAPPGIITQPQNQTTIKGQNASFSVIASGTGPLSYQWFFKNKSIGATGTNATLTLLSVGPNQAGGYVVVLTNMLGSITSVVATLTVLVPPGISTQPQSQSIVQGQSASFSVKASGTAPLGYQWNFNGTPMSGATTSALGLTNAQTAQAGGYTVLVTNSAGSVTSVVASLTVALPTISLSVAHGTGMSPTGFAFQASVPAGYTYVVLASSDFQSWIPIETNVATTGSVAFTDPAATNYSQRYYRVTAQ from the coding sequence GTGATTACTGTCCAACCTGTAAGCCAGACTGTCCTATTATTGGGCATTGTTACCTTTTCGGTGACTGCCTCGAGTGGAACGACAATGACTTACCAGTGGTTTAAGGACGGCACTGCAATCCCTGGGGCCACAGCGAGCAGTTACACGATTCTTACAGTCCTGGGGACCAGCGCTGGAAACTACTACGTACAGGTAAGCAATGCAGGCGGTTCGGTGGTGAGCAACAACGCCACGCTGAACGTCGTTGCTCCCCCAGGAATCATTACGCAACCGCAAAACCAGACGACCATCAAAGGACAAAATGCTTCATTCTCTGTGATTGCGAGTGGTACGGGACCGCTCAGCTATCAATGGTTTTTTAAGAACAAATCAATTGGTGCCACCGGCACAAATGCGACGCTCACCCTCCTAAGCGTCGGGCCCAATCAAGCCGGGGGTTACGTGGTTGTTTTGACCAATATGCTGGGATCGATTACGAGCGTAGTGGCGACCTTGACAGTGCTTGTGCCGCCGGGAATCTCAACACAACCCCAGAGTCAGTCGATCGTACAGGGTCAAAGTGCTTCATTTTCTGTGAAAGCAAGCGGCACGGCGCCCCTTGGCTATCAGTGGAATTTTAACGGTACGCCGATGTCGGGGGCGACCACGTCAGCGCTGGGACTAACCAATGCTCAGACTGCGCAGGCAGGAGGCTATACGGTACTGGTCACCAACAGCGCCGGGTCGGTTACAAGCGTGGTGGCGAGCCTGACCGTGGCGCTGCCAACCATTAGTCTATCCGTTGCCCATGGCACCGGAATGAGTCCCACAGGCTTTGCTTTTCAGGCCTCGGTTCCAGCGGGATACACTTACGTCGTCCTGGCTTCGAGTGACTTCCAGTCGTGGATTCCCATAGAGACGAATGTCGCCACAACCGGGAGCGTTGCTTTTACGGACCCTGCCGCCACAAACTATAGCCAGCGATATTACCGGGTGACGGCTCAGTAA
- the lpxD gene encoding UDP-3-O-(3-hydroxymyristoyl)glucosamine N-acyltransferase, which translates to MTAAEIAKLLGGEVIGNGSLDMTGFAPADRAQPGDLTFAENENYFARAEQSAASAVIVDGSFTSSRGKTLIRVPNARIAFAKVLPLFFPEPVFQPGLHPTALIATGAQVDPTAHVGPYCVVGNKVRIGPRTVLQGGNHIAPGCILGEEVNLFPNVVLYPNTEIGNRVRVHSGTVIGSDGFGYVQDGGVHRKVPQIGSVLIRDDVEIGANVTIDRGALGPTIIGRGTKIDNLVQIAHNVTVGEHCLVVSQAGIAGSTRLGNYVILAGQAGLAGHLKIGNRASVGAQSGVMSNIPDGEKWLWTPAQPDRQAKRQMIALQQLPDLLRRFNELEKKLEAPTQQPPANPS; encoded by the coding sequence GACATGACAGGCTTCGCTCCAGCCGACCGGGCGCAACCTGGGGACTTGACGTTTGCGGAAAACGAGAACTATTTCGCCCGCGCCGAACAGAGCGCGGCCTCGGCTGTCATTGTCGATGGTTCGTTCACTTCGAGTCGCGGCAAGACGCTGATTCGCGTCCCCAACGCACGGATAGCGTTTGCCAAGGTGCTTCCGTTGTTCTTCCCCGAACCAGTGTTTCAGCCTGGCTTGCATCCGACCGCCCTCATCGCCACGGGGGCCCAGGTGGACCCAACCGCCCATGTCGGCCCCTATTGCGTGGTTGGCAACAAGGTTCGCATTGGGCCGCGCACGGTCCTTCAGGGGGGCAACCACATCGCCCCGGGCTGCATCCTTGGCGAGGAGGTCAACCTGTTTCCCAACGTCGTTCTTTATCCCAACACCGAGATTGGCAATCGCGTCCGCGTCCATTCCGGCACCGTCATCGGCTCCGACGGTTTCGGTTATGTGCAGGACGGAGGGGTGCATCGCAAGGTGCCGCAGATCGGGAGTGTGCTCATACGGGATGACGTGGAGATTGGGGCCAATGTGACCATCGATCGCGGAGCGCTTGGTCCAACGATTATAGGGCGGGGCACTAAGATCGATAACCTGGTGCAAATCGCCCACAATGTGACCGTTGGAGAGCACTGCCTGGTCGTCTCGCAGGCCGGCATCGCCGGCAGCACACGGCTGGGTAATTATGTTATCCTGGCCGGCCAGGCCGGCCTTGCGGGCCACCTCAAGATCGGCAATCGGGCTTCCGTCGGCGCCCAATCGGGTGTCATGAGCAACATCCCCGACGGGGAGAAATGGCTCTGGACCCCCGCTCAACCGGATCGCCAGGCCAAACGCCAGATGATAGCCTTGCAGCAATTGCCTGACCTGCTCCGCCGCTTTAACGAGTTGGAAAAAAAGCTCGAGGCGCCAACCCAACAACCTCCTGCAAACCCAAGCTAG